One Desulfovibrionales bacterium genomic region harbors:
- a CDS encoding ankyrin repeat domain-containing protein yields the protein MADDEQIKKNLWQEACNAIDAHDAAKIRSLVSKGLDINSRSPITGHSDATLLMIAAWDASNSEIVELLLELGADVNTEAHCGNVLTRAKGYRNIKLLLDHGANPNIPTKTDKGTPLLYHSEYGNADIVKLLIEHGADIHADWDRIGIGYRNVFSSALSNGHLNVIDVLLESLHEKVRKNEINWASLNNWFYLAVEHKDNSLINRLFSIVVSDRASASVALSSALDNSNYDLAKALIKHGATPDEYEVNEAVLDGDWERVDFLVKNGGAIRADNLPEAARKGDMKAVRFLLKHGANIDEKDGFGGTALHNAVVERHLNLVKILLKKGASINIVNRMLRYDKTPLLTALWQLHENRYEGDVAKTYLQIIEALLKSGADPHFIVEFTDSDGLPYKRSAYELAPHEAEGYENEVMRMFDKYSKKNISKWSLFNIFKKHK from the coding sequence ATGGCAGATGACGAACAAATCAAAAAAAATTTATGGCAAGAGGCGTGTAACGCCATTGATGCGCATGATGCTGCTAAGATTCGCTCACTGGTTTCAAAGGGTCTCGACATCAATTCGCGATCCCCAATTACAGGCCATAGCGATGCCACACTATTAATGATAGCGGCATGGGATGCCAGCAACAGCGAGATAGTTGAGCTATTACTGGAGCTCGGTGCTGACGTAAATACAGAAGCCCACTGTGGGAACGTGCTCACCAGGGCAAAGGGCTACAGGAATATCAAACTCTTGCTTGATCATGGAGCAAATCCGAATATTCCAACAAAAACCGATAAGGGAACACCATTGCTTTACCACTCGGAATATGGGAATGCCGATATTGTTAAGTTGCTCATTGAACACGGAGCCGACATACATGCTGATTGGGATCGGATTGGGATCGGATATAGGAATGTTTTTAGTTCAGCTCTATCCAACGGGCATTTGAACGTCATAGATGTATTATTGGAGAGCCTGCACGAGAAAGTGCGGAAGAATGAGATAAATTGGGCCAGCTTGAATAACTGGTTTTACCTTGCAGTCGAACATAAGGATAACAGTTTGATAAATCGTCTATTCTCAATCGTAGTGAGCGACAGGGCATCTGCAAGTGTTGCATTGTCCTCCGCTTTGGACAACAGCAACTATGATCTAGCAAAAGCACTTATTAAACATGGTGCAACACCGGACGAATATGAAGTGAATGAAGCTGTTCTTGATGGCGATTGGGAACGTGTAGATTTTCTGGTGAAGAATGGCGGGGCAATCAGAGCGGACAATTTACCAGAGGCGGCCAGAAAAGGTGATATGAAAGCAGTTAGGTTTCTTCTGAAACATGGTGCAAATATTGATGAAAAAGATGGGTTTGGAGGAACAGCATTGCATAATGCCGTTGTAGAGCGTCATTTAAATCTTGTAAAGATTCTTCTCAAGAAGGGTGCATCCATAAATATCGTAAACCGGATGCTGCGTTATGATAAAACTCCTCTCCTCACAGCTTTATGGCAACTCCATGAAAATAGGTATGAGGGTGATGTCGCGAAAACATATCTCCAAATAATAGAAGCATTGCTTAAATCAGGCGCAGATCCTCATTTCATTGTGGAATTCACTGATTCTGACGGCTTGCCTTATAAAAGGTCTGCATACGAGTTGGCTCCTCATGAGGCAGAGGGTTATGAAAATGAGGTGATGAGAATGTTTGACAAATATTCAAAAAAGAACATAAGCAAATGGAGCTTGTTTAACATATTTAAGAAGCATAAATGA
- a CDS encoding molybdenum cofactor biosynthesis protein MoaE: MDAGKLIEKIKAHPKIADAGMILCHNGVVRATSRDGRKVLAVEVKVDQQRLAQVLQDTKKKPGIVECLAEIREGRFSVGDDLMILVIAGDFRENVIAAMTEAIDFIKKDVLTKKEIFAA; this comes from the coding sequence TTGGACGCAGGTAAACTGATAGAAAAGATCAAGGCCCATCCAAAAATTGCGGACGCCGGAATGATTCTGTGCCATAACGGCGTGGTGCGCGCGACTTCGCGGGATGGACGGAAGGTTCTGGCCGTGGAAGTAAAAGTAGATCAACAAAGACTGGCACAGGTCTTACAGGATACAAAGAAGAAACCGGGCATAGTTGAGTGCCTGGCAGAGATAAGGGAAGGCCGGTTTTCTGTCGGCGATGACCTGATGATCCTGGTCATCGCCGGTGATTTTCGGGAAAACGTGATCGCAGCTATGACGGAGGCAATAGATTTTATTAAAAAAGATGTGCTGACGAAAAAGGAGATCTTCGCTGCATGA
- a CDS encoding sulfide-dependent adenosine diphosphate thiazole synthase — MPLDEIVISKAILNRYFEKFSSCMELDVAIVGAGPSGMLAAYRLAKAGRKVAIFERKLSIGGGMWGGGMLFNEIVVQKEGKRILDELGIRTADYEDGYYTADAVEAVTTLCSRACQAGARVFNCITVEDVMVRENRVCGLVINWTAVDMAGLHVDPLAIRAQYVVDATGHATEVMKVIERKVGLALLTETGRVAGEKSMWAEVAEENTLKNTKEAFPGVFVTGMAANATFGSYRMGPIFGGMLISGEKVAGLINEKLS; from the coding sequence ATGCCGCTAGATGAAATTGTTATCAGCAAAGCTATATTAAACCGGTACTTTGAAAAATTCTCTTCTTGTATGGAATTAGATGTAGCCATAGTGGGCGCCGGGCCGTCCGGAATGCTTGCGGCTTATCGCCTGGCCAAGGCCGGAAGGAAGGTCGCCATATTCGAGCGCAAATTGAGCATAGGCGGAGGCATGTGGGGCGGTGGCATGCTTTTTAACGAGATAGTCGTGCAGAAGGAAGGAAAGCGCATTTTAGACGAGCTGGGGATTAGAACGGCAGATTATGAAGACGGCTATTACACGGCAGACGCCGTGGAAGCGGTCACCACGCTCTGCTCTCGCGCCTGCCAGGCCGGAGCCCGGGTCTTTAACTGTATAACCGTGGAAGATGTTATGGTGCGCGAAAACAGGGTGTGCGGGCTGGTAATAAATTGGACGGCCGTGGATATGGCCGGCCTTCACGTCGATCCCCTGGCCATACGGGCGCAGTATGTGGTGGACGCTACCGGACATGCCACCGAGGTCATGAAGGTCATTGAGCGCAAGGTTGGATTGGCGCTGCTTACCGAGACAGGCCGTGTGGCTGGAGAAAAGTCGATGTGGGCGGAGGTAGCCGAAGAAAACACCTTAAAGAATACCAAAGAGGCCTTTCCGGGGGTATTTGTGACGGGCATGGCTGCCAATGCCACCTTTGGCTCCTACCGCATGGGTCCTATTTTTGGCGGGATGCTTATTTCCGGGGAAAAAGTAGCCGGGCTAATCAACGAAAAGCTGTCTTAG
- a CDS encoding tetratricopeptide repeat protein, with translation MSETPKLFKKRPGCSKSGLEGVGDPTLQWQFVKDRIKIILWPLAAALFIVAGWAGWTAYTAHSNAEALAMYEKAIRQRPDQMTPALEKLAREYPDTKAGLLAWLEIGNVYYREGKLDRAIRAYESSLEGLPEDHALRPVISLSLGYCFKMKKDYPAALRYFGMVATPDGDLRGLADLSLGRTYRMMGDSAKAVDAYKKVLSMGDLKNPYRPLAEWEIAQLTGPKVSPDS, from the coding sequence ATGTCGGAAACCCCAAAACTGTTTAAAAAGCGCCCTGGTTGTTCAAAGAGCGGGCTGGAAGGCGTTGGTGATCCAACACTGCAATGGCAGTTTGTTAAGGACCGGATTAAGATTATTCTGTGGCCATTGGCAGCGGCGCTTTTTATTGTGGCCGGCTGGGCTGGGTGGACAGCTTATACCGCTCACAGTAATGCCGAGGCCCTGGCTATGTATGAAAAGGCTATAAGGCAAAGACCGGATCAAATGACCCCGGCATTGGAGAAGCTGGCGAGAGAATATCCGGATACGAAAGCCGGCCTGCTGGCATGGCTGGAAATCGGCAATGTTTACTACAGAGAGGGTAAGTTAGACCGGGCGATAAGGGCCTATGAAAGCTCTCTGGAGGGGTTGCCGGAAGACCACGCACTGCGTCCCGTTATTTCACTCTCTCTAGGCTATTGTTTTAAAATGAAAAAAGATTACCCCGCTGCCCTTCGATATTTTGGCATGGTCGCCACGCCTGACGGAGATCTGAGGGGATTAGCCGACCTTTCTCTAGGTCGTACCTACAGGATGATGGGCGACTCAGCCAAGGCTGTCGATGCTTATAAAAAGGTCTTGTCCATGGGTGACCTTAAAAATCCCTATCGGCCGCTGGCGGAGTGGGAAATAGCCCAGCTGACCGGGCCAAAAGTATCGCCTGATAGCTAA
- a CDS encoding cell division protein ZapB → MGAEDFGRLEERVEKLLAAYNELKMEKAELQGIQGRLEEELKKLQSETERLQSERDVICARINSLLGKLEEIDVSV, encoded by the coding sequence ATGGGCGCTGAGGACTTTGGCCGGTTAGAAGAGCGGGTTGAAAAACTGCTCGCTGCTTATAATGAGTTAAAAATGGAGAAGGCAGAATTACAGGGCATTCAAGGGAGACTGGAAGAAGAATTAAAAAAGCTTCAAAGTGAAACAGAACGGTTGCAGTCTGAGCGGGATGTGATATGTGCGAGGATAAACTCGTTATTAGGCAAGCTAGAGGAGATCGACGTTTCTGTATAG
- a CDS encoding cell division protein ZapA, with the protein MTRIITVEILGQEFQFRVAPQREDARDIVNYLKAKVEEVQARVKNISDHKIIMLAALDIASDYYQVKKEFEDYRGVMTEKSKRLIEVIDTQT; encoded by the coding sequence GTGACTAGGATAATCACGGTTGAGATACTTGGTCAGGAGTTTCAGTTTAGAGTTGCTCCTCAGCGTGAGGATGCACGGGACATCGTGAATTATTTAAAGGCCAAGGTTGAAGAAGTTCAGGCCAGGGTTAAAAATATATCTGACCACAAAATAATTATGCTGGCCGCCTTGGATATAGCCAGCGATTATTATCAGGTAAAGAAGGAGTTCGAAGATTATCGCGGCGTTATGACCGAAAAGTCAAAGAGGCTGATAGAGGTAATCGATACACAAACTTAA
- the rny gene encoding ribonuclease Y — translation MSTTLVIVSFVILAACLGAVLGFLIRKKVVEAKLESAERLAERIIEEAKKKGETERREATLQARDELYQTKLELEKEAKERKAELQLIEKRLAQKEENFDNKLALMDQKELDNMRREKELQRQEKLIAEKAQEYHVLMEEERRQLERISGLSTEEAKGLFLQQVEEEARTDAAKLLKKIENDTKETADKKAKEIISLAVARYAGDYVAEKTVSVVNLPNEEMKGRIIGREGRNIRAIEAATGVDLIIDDTPEAVILSGFNPVRREVARIALERLIADGRIHPARIEEVVEKVGQEVEVSIKEAGEQATFDVGVHGFHPELVKLIGKLKYRTSYGQNMLQHSLEVAFLCGIMAAELGLNIKRAKRVGLLHDIGKAVDHEIEGPHALIGADLAKKHGESGQVVNAIAAHHEDVPPESVLAVLVQAADALSGARPGARKETLESYVQRLTDLERIANSCPGVNKSFAIQAGREVRIIVDSGAVSDAAAVLMCRDIAKKIESEMTYPGQIKVTVIRETRAVEYAK, via the coding sequence TTGAGCACTACACTGGTAATTGTATCTTTCGTTATATTGGCTGCCTGTCTGGGAGCCGTTCTGGGCTTTTTAATCCGTAAAAAAGTAGTAGAAGCCAAGCTGGAATCTGCCGAGAGATTGGCTGAAAGGATTATTGAGGAGGCCAAAAAGAAGGGCGAGACCGAACGCCGGGAGGCCACCCTACAGGCTAGAGATGAACTTTACCAAACGAAGCTGGAACTGGAAAAAGAGGCTAAGGAAAGAAAGGCCGAGCTGCAGCTTATAGAAAAGCGCTTGGCGCAAAAGGAGGAAAACTTTGATAATAAGCTCGCCCTCATGGATCAAAAAGAACTGGATAACATGCGGAGGGAAAAGGAGCTACAACGTCAGGAAAAGCTGATTGCCGAAAAGGCGCAAGAGTATCACGTATTGATGGAGGAAGAAAGACGACAGCTTGAAAGGATATCCGGGCTTTCTACAGAAGAGGCCAAGGGACTTTTTCTCCAGCAGGTTGAAGAAGAGGCGCGGACGGATGCGGCCAAGTTGTTGAAAAAAATAGAGAACGATACCAAAGAAACCGCGGATAAAAAGGCAAAAGAGATAATTTCTCTGGCGGTAGCGCGCTATGCCGGAGATTATGTCGCTGAAAAGACAGTTTCTGTGGTGAATTTGCCTAATGAGGAGATGAAGGGGCGAATTATCGGGCGTGAAGGACGTAATATCAGGGCCATTGAGGCCGCTACCGGCGTGGATTTGATCATTGATGATACACCGGAGGCGGTTATCCTGTCCGGATTCAATCCCGTTCGGCGGGAAGTGGCCAGGATAGCTCTGGAGAGATTAATAGCAGATGGACGGATACACCCGGCCCGGATAGAGGAAGTTGTGGAAAAGGTGGGCCAGGAGGTGGAGGTGTCCATAAAAGAGGCCGGAGAGCAGGCCACCTTTGATGTCGGGGTGCATGGCTTCCATCCGGAGTTGGTTAAGCTTATCGGTAAACTCAAATATCGAACCAGCTACGGGCAGAATATGTTGCAACACTCGTTGGAGGTTGCTTTTTTGTGCGGTATTATGGCTGCTGAACTGGGATTGAACATTAAAAGGGCCAAGAGGGTTGGCTTATTACATGACATAGGTAAGGCCGTGGATCACGAGATAGAGGGACCCCATGCCTTGATCGGCGCTGACCTGGCTAAGAAGCATGGCGAGTCCGGTCAGGTTGTAAACGCTATTGCGGCCCACCATGAAGACGTTCCCCCGGAGAGTGTTCTGGCTGTCCTGGTTCAGGCAGCCGACGCCTTGTCCGGGGCCAGGCCCGGCGCCAGAAAAGAAACGCTGGAAAGCTATGTTCAGCGGCTGACTGACCTGGAGAGGATTGCAAATTCTTGTCCCGGTGTTAATAAGTCTTTTGCTATACAGGCAGGCCGGGAAGTGCGAATTATTGTGGATAGCGGCGCGGTTTCAGATGCCGCTGCCGTTTTAATGTGCCGGGATATTGCTAAAAAGATAGAATCTGAGATGACGTACCCGGGGCAGATCAAGGTAACCGTCATAAGGGAAACCAGGGCTGTAGAATATGCCAAGTAA
- a CDS encoding TIGR00282 family metallophosphoesterase: protein MPSKIKVLFIGDVIGSPGRNGVRHLVPEIVGSYGIDLVIANGENAAGGIGITPQVADELLSNGIHVLTSGNHVWAKKEISGYLSGSERLLRPANYPPGLPGRGGTVIRTRGGYPIGVLNLQGRVYMANLDCPFRVAEKEIEALKKEVKIVILDFHAEATSEKVALGWFLDGRISAVLGTHTHIQTADERILPQGTAYITDVGMTGSVDSVIGMKKEIAIERFLTQVPRKLEVAKKDIQLQGVVLEIDKESGGCTRIERVRAWLEKEGARD, encoded by the coding sequence ATGCCAAGTAAGATCAAGGTGTTATTTATTGGAGACGTCATAGGCAGCCCCGGCCGCAATGGTGTGCGTCATCTCGTACCGGAGATAGTCGGGAGTTACGGCATAGACCTGGTTATAGCTAACGGCGAGAATGCAGCTGGAGGCATCGGGATAACGCCGCAGGTGGCGGATGAGCTTTTGAGTAATGGGATACATGTATTGACTTCGGGCAACCATGTCTGGGCCAAAAAGGAGATATCGGGATATTTGTCAGGAAGTGAGCGACTGTTGCGACCCGCCAATTATCCCCCTGGCCTGCCTGGGCGAGGCGGTACCGTGATCCGTACGCGGGGAGGATATCCCATAGGCGTTCTTAACCTTCAGGGACGGGTATATATGGCTAACCTGGATTGTCCTTTTCGCGTGGCAGAAAAGGAGATTGAGGCACTAAAGAAAGAAGTCAAGATCGTAATATTAGATTTTCATGCCGAGGCCACTTCAGAAAAAGTGGCGCTGGGATGGTTTCTGGACGGCCGGATAAGCGCTGTCTTGGGCACACACACCCATATACAGACGGCTGATGAGAGGATATTGCCTCAGGGGACTGCCTATATAACCGATGTCGGCATGACCGGCTCCGTGGATTCGGTTATAGGCATGAAGAAGGAAATAGCCATCGAACGGTTTCTTACACAGGTACCCCGTAAGCTGGAGGTGGCTAAGAAGGATATACAATTGCAGGGGGTTGTTTTAGAGATAGACAAGGAATCAGGCGGCTGTACGCGAATAGAAAGGGTACGGGCCTGGCTTGAAAAAGAAGGGGCGAGGGATTAA
- the tyrS gene encoding tyrosine--tRNA ligase, translating to MSARDIESAVAGISRGAVEIIQDDELRHKLLESEKTSIPLKVKAGFDPTAPDLHLGHTVLIQKMKHFQDLGHEIFFLIGDYTGMIGDPSGKSETRKALTREEVAANAETYKEQIFKILDPEKTKIVFNSAWMEKLSAMQLIELAAQYTVARMLEREDFHKRFVTQKPISIHEFLYPLMQGYDSVALRADVEIGGTDQKFNLLVGRELQRLYGQDPQVVITMPLLEGLDGVNKMSKSLNNYIGITESSKEMFGKIMSISDELMFRYYELLSDVAAPEVYQLKKKMVSGEEHPKEIKKRLAVELVARFHGMHEAKRAAEAFDAQFSLREIPTDIEEVVLERASGDNVWLPRLLKETGFCQSTSEARRLIKQGAVEIEGRRVEDVDKSILPTGEYIIKVGKRRFQRIIFK from the coding sequence ATGAGCGCCAGGGATATCGAATCCGCTGTTGCCGGTATCAGCCGAGGAGCGGTTGAGATTATACAAGATGATGAGCTGCGGCATAAGTTACTGGAGTCAGAGAAAACAAGTATCCCTCTGAAGGTCAAGGCCGGTTTTGACCCGACGGCGCCGGACTTACACCTGGGCCATACCGTGCTGATACAGAAGATGAAGCACTTCCAGGACCTGGGCCATGAGATTTTCTTTCTAATTGGTGATTATACCGGAATGATCGGCGATCCTTCAGGTAAGTCAGAGACCCGAAAGGCCTTGACCCGTGAAGAGGTGGCCGCTAATGCGGAAACCTATAAAGAACAAATATTCAAGATACTGGACCCGGAAAAGACGAAGATAGTTTTCAATAGCGCATGGATGGAAAAACTGTCCGCCATGCAGCTCATTGAGCTGGCTGCACAATATACCGTAGCACGGATGTTGGAGCGAGAGGATTTCCACAAACGTTTTGTGACCCAGAAGCCCATTAGTATCCATGAGTTCCTATATCCATTGATGCAAGGATACGACTCTGTTGCCTTAAGGGCCGACGTAGAGATCGGGGGAACCGATCAGAAATTTAACCTGCTGGTAGGGCGCGAGCTGCAAAGGCTATACGGGCAAGATCCCCAGGTAGTTATAACCATGCCGCTTTTAGAGGGGCTGGACGGTGTGAACAAAATGAGCAAGTCTCTTAACAACTATATAGGCATCACTGAGTCGTCTAAAGAGATGTTCGGTAAAATCATGTCTATCTCAGATGAACTAATGTTTCGTTATTATGAGTTGTTGAGCGATGTTGCCGCCCCGGAAGTATATCAGTTGAAGAAAAAAATGGTTTCGGGTGAGGAGCACCCCAAAGAGATCAAAAAACGCCTGGCCGTGGAGCTGGTAGCCAGATTCCATGGGATGCATGAGGCGAAGCGGGCTGCCGAGGCGTTTGATGCACAGTTTAGTCTGCGCGAGATACCAACAGATATAGAAGAGGTAGTCCTTGAGAGGGCTTCGGGAGATAACGTCTGGCTGCCACGGCTACTTAAAGAAACGGGTTTTTGCCAGAGCACGTCTGAGGCCCGGAGGCTTATTAAGCAGGGTGCGGTGGAGATAGAAGGCCGGCGTGTGGAAGATGTTGATAAGTCAATTCTGCCCACAGGAGAATATATTATAAAAGTAGGCAAAAGGCGCTTTCAGAGGATTATATTTAAGTAA
- a CDS encoding IMP cyclohydrolase, with amino-acid sequence MGKIRRALISVTDKSGLVEFAKALASFGVEILSTGGTARLLKDNGISAVEISKYTGSPEILGGRVKTLHPKVHGGILFRRDDPAHVQQTTELNIPPIDLVVVNLYQFAQAIAKPNVQIDGAIEQIDIGGPTLLRASAKNFRDVTVICDPKDYTRVLAEMEKTNGGTTLPTRFVLAKKVFNLTSSYDRNIFEYLDGQTM; translated from the coding sequence GTGGGGAAGATAAGACGGGCGTTAATCAGTGTAACCGATAAATCTGGCTTAGTTGAATTTGCAAAAGCTTTGGCTAGCTTTGGGGTAGAGATACTTTCCACCGGCGGCACGGCAAGACTTCTGAAGGACAATGGTATTTCAGCCGTCGAGATTTCCAAATATACCGGTTCGCCGGAGATATTGGGCGGTCGTGTTAAGACTCTTCACCCCAAGGTACACGGAGGGATCCTTTTCCGGCGGGATGATCCCGCACATGTCCAGCAGACCACCGAGCTAAATATCCCACCCATAGACTTGGTGGTAGTAAACCTTTACCAGTTTGCCCAGGCCATAGCCAAACCGAATGTTCAAATAGATGGTGCTATAGAGCAAATTGATATTGGCGGACCGACCTTGCTACGCGCTTCAGCTAAGAATTTCCGTGATGTCACGGTTATTTGTGATCCCAAGGATTATACTCGGGTGCTGGCAGAAATGGAAAAAACTAATGGCGGCACGACATTGCCCACGCGATTCGTTTTGGCCAAAAAGGTTTTCAATCTGACGAGCTCTTACGATAGGAATATCTTCGAGTACTTGGACGGGCAAACGATGTAA
- a CDS encoding pyridoxal phosphate-dependent aminotransferase: protein MRTDIVHIGAGELTYEIRNIVNVAEKLQTLGIKTNMENIGDPVAKGEKIPGWMKKIVSELVMEDCTYGYSPTRGLLETRQFIAEQTNKRGGAQITPDDIIFFNGLGDAIAKVYGLLNPTARIIGPAPTYSTHSSAEAAHAGARPISYQLNPGNSWYPDIEDLRNRVKYNPNVAGILLINPDNPTGVVFSVDILKEIVSIAREYNLFIICDEVYINIVYNGQKTVPIGDIIGDVPAIAMRGISKEFPWPGSRCGWIEVYNGHKDVLFERYVQSILNAKMMEVCSTTLPQKAIPRLVTHPNYPEYLNERISRYEKFSNIAYERLKGVPGVLVNRTNGAFYMSVVFEDGRLNNKQTLPIKNNDVRVHVERLVSAPGVSLDKKFVYYLLGSTGICVVPLSSFSTDLQGFRVTLLERDEREFRRIFDILAENIERYLKS, encoded by the coding sequence ATGCGTACGGATATCGTTCACATTGGCGCAGGAGAACTGACCTACGAGATTCGTAATATCGTTAATGTGGCGGAGAAGCTCCAGACCTTGGGCATAAAGACCAATATGGAAAACATTGGCGATCCCGTGGCCAAGGGAGAAAAAATCCCGGGTTGGATGAAGAAGATCGTATCTGAACTGGTCATGGAGGATTGCACCTACGGTTACAGCCCTACCCGTGGTCTTCTGGAGACCCGCCAGTTTATAGCGGAGCAGACTAACAAACGGGGCGGAGCACAGATTACCCCGGATGACATCATCTTTTTTAATGGTCTGGGCGATGCTATTGCCAAGGTTTATGGGCTGTTAAATCCTACAGCGCGTATTATTGGCCCCGCCCCTACCTATTCCACGCATTCCTCGGCGGAGGCCGCCCATGCCGGGGCCAGACCCATTTCTTACCAGTTAAATCCCGGAAACAGTTGGTATCCGGATATTGAAGACCTGCGCAACCGTGTTAAATATAACCCGAACGTAGCAGGCATCTTGCTCATCAACCCGGACAATCCAACGGGAGTGGTTTTTTCCGTAGATATTTTAAAAGAAATAGTTTCTATCGCCAGGGAGTATAACCTTTTCATTATCTGTGACGAGGTTTATATCAATATCGTTTACAATGGGCAAAAAACGGTCCCTATAGGTGATATTATAGGCGATGTTCCAGCCATAGCCATGCGTGGCATATCCAAGGAATTTCCCTGGCCGGGGTCCCGCTGTGGCTGGATAGAAGTCTATAACGGCCACAAAGACGTACTTTTTGAGAGATATGTACAGTCTATTCTGAATGCCAAGATGATGGAGGTCTGTTCGACCACCCTTCCGCAGAAGGCTATCCCGCGATTGGTAACCCACCCTAACTACCCGGAATATCTAAATGAGCGTATCTCCAGGTACGAGAAATTTTCCAATATTGCCTATGAGCGGCTAAAAGGCGTACCGGGTGTCTTAGTTAACCGAACCAACGGTGCTTTTTACATGAGTGTGGTATTTGAAGATGGCCGGTTAAATAACAAGCAGACCTTGCCTATTAAAAATAATGACGTGCGTGTCCATGTGGAGCGCCTGGTAAGTGCACCGGGTGTATCCCTGGACAAGAAATTTGTGTATTATTTGCTCGGTTCCACAGGTATTTGCGTCGTGCCACTGTCTTCCTTTTCTACTGACCTCCAGGGGTTCCGGGTTACACTGTTGGAACGAGACGAAAGAGAGTTCAGAAGGATTTTTGATATACTGGCGGAAAATATTGAGCGGTATTTGAAGTCTTGA
- the hisS gene encoding histidine--tRNA ligase, translating to MPIPGIRGFKDILPEEAKRWQHIEKMARDVFRCFGFNEIRIPILEKTELFARSIGETTDIVEKEMYTFVDRSGESLTLRPEATASILRAFIEHGLYAQDKIQKLYTIGPMFRHERPQKGRYRQFHQINAETIGLDSPAIDAELMTMAMHILSTLGISGVELQINSLGCSHCRPQFRRDLQAFLGTRQAGLCPDCQRRTVSNPLRVLDCKVERCRAALEGMPSLSAYLCPDCKTHLHAVEKRLLLFGVPYTINPLMVRGLDYYTRTTFEITSLALGAQSAVAAGGRYDGLIKELGGPDLSGMGFAIGMERLSLLIGDLQKIGEEPILFVAAMGENACVMAARIAHRLRLAGIQAEIDYEGHSLKSQMRRAGKIGASLVLIVGDDELARNSVTMRDMRSSRQWAVDFNDDIEALVRRIGEEMGRVV from the coding sequence ATGCCCATACCGGGTATTCGCGGCTTCAAAGATATCTTGCCTGAAGAGGCGAAAAGATGGCAGCATATAGAAAAGATGGCCAGAGACGTCTTTCGCTGTTTTGGGTTTAATGAGATCCGAATTCCTATCCTGGAGAAGACAGAGCTTTTTGCACGAAGTATTGGTGAAACTACCGACATCGTGGAAAAGGAGATGTACACCTTTGTTGACCGTAGCGGCGAGAGCCTTACCTTACGGCCGGAGGCTACGGCCTCCATCCTGCGGGCCTTTATTGAGCATGGGTTATATGCCCAGGACAAGATACAAAAACTCTATACTATTGGCCCTATGTTTCGCCACGAAAGGCCGCAGAAAGGCCGTTACCGGCAGTTTCATCAGATAAATGCCGAAACCATCGGTTTAGATAGCCCGGCCATTGATGCTGAGTTGATGACTATGGCTATGCATATCCTAAGCACTCTGGGCATATCCGGCGTGGAATTGCAGATAAATTCCCTGGGGTGCTCTCATTGTCGGCCGCAATTCCGCCGGGATTTACAGGCATTTCTCGGAACAAGGCAGGCCGGGCTTTGTCCTGATTGTCAGCGCCGCACCGTATCCAATCCGCTTCGAGTCTTAGATTGTAAGGTAGAAAGATGCCGGGCGGCGCTTGAGGGTATGCCTTCTTTATCCGCGTATCTTTGTCCGGACTGTAAAACCCATCTCCATGCAGTAGAGAAACGGCTCCTGTTATTTGGTGTTCCTTATACGATAAATCCCCTTATGGTGCGTGGTCTTGATTATTACACCCGGACGACGTTTGAGATTACCAGTCTGGCTTTAGGGGCGCAGAGTGCCGTGGCCGCCGGGGGACGCTATGATGGCCTGATTAAAGAATTGGGAGGCCCAGATTTGTCCGGGATGGGCTTTGCCATAGGGATGGAGAGGTTATCTTTGTTAATAGGTGACTTGCAAAAAATAGGGGAGGAACCTATCTTATTTGTGGCGGCCATGGGTGAAAATGCCTGTGTTATGGCCGCCCGTATCGCACACAGATTAAGACTGGCCGGGATACAGGCCGAGATAGATTACGAAGGGCATAGCCTGAAGAGTCAGATGAGGCGCGCAGGCAAGATCGGCGCCTCTCTGGTTTTAATCGTGGGTGATGACGAACTGGCCAGGAATAGTGTTACTATGCGGGATATGAGATCCAGCCGGCAATGGGCGGTTGATTTTAATGATGATATCGAGGCGTTGGTTCGCCGTATAGGTGAGGAAATGGGGAGGGTTGTTTAA